In a genomic window of Glaciimonas sp. PCH181:
- a CDS encoding DNA-binding protein, with amino-acid sequence MGRIGILYSDVLQAAVKLTAEGKNPTVDNVREELGSTGSKSTLAPLLKRWKAEQQGTIGSIDIGIPPAFIDAMKTVYDNLQTNVEQRMEQAQEAHRLELDAMAETLQRQHEENTAAAETNAHLTEDAARAQQVFEQLRAEQRGLNLTLATVQAENAGLHNRLSDRAAEIATINQQLTYARTQFEHYQQASTLQRAEERSGFEQRLMRTEQELTSSRQQCSAQQLKIVQQEALLEQLPLLREELGQLQEAFNSERQQAVLISKEHSQLSYQVAQLRSDRTALKDTLVTTQQTLDAARMRFAVEEKEKSMLTERIKDAEDKLEKLREEKSSLLQERATLQAQALMIPTPTESKLS; translated from the coding sequence ATGGGTCGCATTGGAATTTTGTATTCTGACGTTTTGCAGGCTGCTGTTAAATTAACCGCTGAGGGCAAAAATCCCACTGTTGATAACGTACGTGAAGAATTAGGGAGTACCGGCAGCAAAAGCACCCTCGCCCCGCTCTTAAAACGGTGGAAGGCAGAGCAGCAAGGAACGATTGGAAGCATCGATATCGGCATCCCGCCAGCCTTCATCGATGCAATGAAAACCGTGTACGACAATCTGCAAACCAATGTCGAGCAAAGAATGGAGCAGGCACAAGAGGCACATCGGCTAGAGTTGGATGCGATGGCGGAAACATTGCAGCGCCAGCACGAAGAAAATACGGCCGCCGCTGAAACGAACGCCCATTTGACCGAGGACGCCGCGCGCGCCCAGCAGGTATTTGAACAGCTGCGCGCAGAACAACGAGGGCTAAATCTAACGTTGGCAACAGTGCAAGCTGAAAATGCCGGTTTGCATAATCGCCTGTCAGACCGTGCAGCTGAAATTGCAACGATCAATCAGCAATTAACTTATGCACGGACGCAGTTCGAGCATTATCAACAGGCCAGCACACTGCAACGCGCCGAAGAACGCAGCGGATTTGAGCAGCGATTGATGCGAACAGAACAAGAATTGACGAGCAGTCGACAGCAATGCAGCGCGCAGCAGCTAAAAATAGTGCAGCAGGAAGCATTGCTAGAACAACTTCCTTTGCTGCGCGAGGAGCTAGGGCAATTACAAGAAGCGTTCAATAGCGAGCGTCAACAAGCCGTGTTAATCAGCAAGGAACATAGTCAGTTGTCGTATCAAGTAGCGCAGTTGCGCTCTGATCGCACCGCGCTAAAAGACACGCTCGTAACGACCCAGCAAACGCTTGATGCGGCGCGCATGCGGTTTGCTGTAGAAGAAAAGGAGAAATCGATGCTGACAGAACGTATTAAGGACGCAGAGGACAAATTAGAAAAATTACGTGAGGAAAAAAGTAGTTTGCTGCAAGAACGGGCCACATTACAGGCCCAAGCATTGATGATTCCGACTCCGACCGAATCTAAACTGAGCTAA
- a CDS encoding DeoR/GlpR family DNA-binding transcription regulator, producing the protein MTQTPVIALNVRQQEILNYVQRESFVTVENLANRFGMTQQTIRRDINMLSELNLLQRYHGGVGLPSSAENIAYGARQGLQSEEKRRIAALVAEHIPDQATLFINIGTTTEEVAKALSRRRNLRVITNNLNVAAIMSGYPGCEVIIAGGVVRARDLGVTGEETIDFIQRFKVDFGIIGVSSIDPDGALRDFDYREVRVAEAIIAHSRTVFLVADHSKFMRSALVKLSELSKIDALFTDKPIPESLVQAFKDADTDVFVADKISD; encoded by the coding sequence ATGACACAGACACCGGTCATTGCATTAAATGTACGTCAGCAGGAAATACTCAATTACGTCCAGCGTGAAAGTTTTGTCACAGTAGAAAATTTGGCGAATCGTTTTGGGATGACGCAACAAACCATTCGACGTGACATTAATATGCTGTCGGAGCTAAATCTGCTGCAGCGTTATCACGGTGGTGTTGGTTTGCCTTCTAGTGCTGAGAATATTGCCTACGGCGCGCGGCAGGGATTGCAATCTGAAGAGAAACGCAGGATTGCGGCGTTGGTCGCCGAACATATTCCCGATCAGGCAACCTTATTTATCAACATCGGCACAACGACTGAAGAAGTCGCCAAGGCCCTCAGCCGTCGCCGTAACTTACGCGTTATTACTAACAACCTTAACGTTGCTGCGATCATGAGCGGTTATCCCGGCTGCGAAGTGATCATTGCTGGCGGCGTGGTGCGGGCGCGTGATTTAGGGGTTACTGGCGAAGAAACGATCGATTTTATTCAGCGCTTTAAGGTGGATTTTGGCATCATCGGCGTTTCTAGTATCGATCCCGATGGCGCTTTACGCGATTTTGATTATCGTGAAGTCCGCGTGGCAGAGGCTATTATTGCCCATTCCCGCACGGTATTTTTAGTCGCCGACCATTCCAAATTTATGCGCTCCGCATTAGTGAAGCTGAGTGAACTGTCTAAAATTGATGCCTTGTTTACCGATAAGCCGATACCGGAATCATTGGTTCAGGCTTTTAAAGACGCGGATACGGATGTATTCGTGGCGGATAAAATATCGGATTAA
- a CDS encoding site-specific recombinase — MLSTLKLIAVDPDSPNVEYLTALVDTLRPPNPENGSEAAEKIRVLVELLKNDPLQASALRHYLCRLYATRRQTSLYTDIGILPNAGFFTELFQRISYRVLPPALDEAYLRDCLDRVLPAETDYLWLNAISTKEWLDLIAVLDNASPLRATPSDAETPNANGVEHASTATSKSSDEARDRRKTIVELLEATQTLSYRVSAMGLEPSLIRLYPEMEDFESPFLMQNVELHRYLADYRRRLDDEHATNSDALTVTKTDDAIEINAEKDDDSVDEQFSPTLVEDAKHLHVMLDQCDDVVIKIRKNALKKGTSVALTYLLVRLDQNIARLRKLLALVEINNSADDANIVASVDDQAKDAKDAKENTLTPAITFTELSKRTAAIALARELVEAHNRKYAVRELFANNINLLARNITENASRTGEHYIAENRSQFNAMFRSASGAGVVIGFMALLKILFSYLRAAPLVEAFLFSMNYSVGFMLIHVLHFTVATKQPAMTASRIAAGLHSKDGRNIDIDSLVELIVKVLRTQFVAVAGNLLMVFPVAYLISTAWFYLFGHHLVSPDKAQHLLHDIDPLNSLALFHAAIAGGCLFIAGLISGYYDNSALYTHMAKRIERARWLGKILGKERLSKVAHYLEGNLGGLMGNFYFGILLGTIGTIGFMVGLPIDIRHITFSAANFAISLVGLNNEMAWHTVVRSILGILAIGTINLWVSFSLALFVALRSRQVRFQQSLPLAKGIFARFIKRPIDFFIPPKIVVSTTSESENNLAG; from the coding sequence ATGCTATCCACACTTAAACTGATTGCCGTCGATCCAGACTCCCCCAACGTTGAATATCTGACTGCTTTGGTAGACACGTTGCGACCACCAAATCCAGAAAACGGCAGCGAAGCCGCAGAAAAGATTCGCGTGCTGGTGGAGTTGCTAAAAAATGATCCGCTTCAAGCCAGTGCGCTAAGGCATTATTTATGCCGACTGTACGCGACTCGGCGTCAAACAAGTTTATATACCGACATCGGGATTCTGCCCAACGCCGGCTTCTTCACGGAACTGTTTCAGCGCATATCTTATAGAGTGCTGCCGCCCGCGTTAGACGAGGCTTACTTAAGAGATTGCCTGGACCGCGTTCTACCGGCAGAAACGGATTACCTATGGCTGAATGCAATCTCCACCAAAGAATGGCTAGACCTGATTGCGGTTCTGGATAATGCATCGCCGTTGAGAGCTACGCCATCCGACGCCGAAACTCCCAACGCAAACGGGGTTGAGCATGCCAGCACTGCAACCAGTAAATCCTCCGACGAAGCCCGCGACCGGCGCAAAACGATCGTCGAGTTATTGGAAGCCACGCAAACTTTGTCGTATCGCGTCAGCGCGATGGGCTTGGAACCGTCCTTAATTCGTTTATATCCGGAAATGGAAGATTTCGAATCGCCTTTTCTGATGCAAAACGTCGAATTACATCGCTACTTGGCAGACTATCGCCGTCGTCTTGATGATGAGCACGCCACGAATAGCGATGCGCTTACCGTTACTAAAACAGACGATGCCATAGAAATAAACGCGGAAAAAGACGACGACTCAGTCGATGAGCAATTCTCACCGACGCTAGTTGAAGACGCTAAACATCTGCATGTCATGCTGGATCAATGCGACGACGTCGTCATCAAAATTCGCAAAAATGCGCTAAAAAAAGGCACCAGCGTTGCTCTGACTTATTTATTGGTGCGTCTGGATCAAAACATAGCGCGCCTACGCAAACTGTTGGCACTGGTTGAGATAAATAACAGTGCAGATGACGCGAACATCGTGGCATCAGTCGACGATCAGGCAAAAGATGCAAAAGATGCAAAAGAAAATACCTTAACGCCAGCGATAACATTTACCGAACTATCCAAACGCACTGCCGCCATCGCGCTGGCAAGAGAACTGGTTGAAGCGCATAACCGCAAATATGCAGTGCGCGAGTTATTTGCCAACAACATTAACTTGCTCGCCAGAAACATCACCGAAAATGCCAGCCGAACCGGCGAACATTACATTGCAGAAAATCGCAGCCAATTCAATGCAATGTTCCGCTCGGCATCCGGTGCAGGCGTTGTCATTGGATTTATGGCGCTGCTGAAGATTCTATTCTCCTATTTACGCGCCGCGCCGCTGGTTGAAGCTTTTTTGTTCAGCATGAATTACTCGGTCGGCTTCATGCTAATTCACGTTTTACACTTTACGGTCGCTACCAAGCAACCGGCAATGACCGCGTCGCGGATTGCCGCCGGATTACACAGCAAAGATGGACGCAATATCGATATAGATAGTCTGGTCGAGTTAATCGTTAAAGTATTGCGCACCCAGTTTGTGGCAGTGGCGGGCAATCTTTTAATGGTGTTCCCAGTCGCCTATCTCATTAGTACTGCCTGGTTCTATTTGTTTGGTCACCATCTGGTCAGCCCTGACAAAGCCCAGCATTTACTCCACGATATTGATCCTTTAAATAGCCTGGCGCTGTTTCATGCTGCTATTGCTGGCGGTTGTCTGTTTATCGCCGGTCTGATTTCGGGCTATTACGACAATAGTGCGTTATATACTCATATGGCAAAACGCATAGAGCGTGCGCGTTGGTTGGGGAAAATACTTGGCAAGGAACGTTTAAGTAAGGTCGCGCATTACCTTGAGGGCAATCTGGGCGGCTTAATGGGTAACTTTTACTTCGGAATTCTATTGGGCACGATTGGCACCATCGGATTTATGGTCGGCTTGCCAATTGATATTCGCCACATTACATTTTCAGCTGCGAACTTCGCTATCTCTCTAGTTGGGCTGAATAATGAAATGGCCTGGCATACAGTCGTGCGTTCGATTCTTGGCATATTAGCTATCGGTACTATTAATCTGTGGGTCAGTTTTTCATTGGCTTTATTTGTCGCCTTACGCTCTCGCCAAGTACGGTTTCAGCAAAGCCTGCCGCTTGCAAAAGGGATATTTGCGCGTTTCATTAAACGCCCTATCGACTTTTTTATACCGCCGAAAATTGTCGTGTCGACGACTAGTGAAAGTGAAAATAATCTGGCAGGATAA
- the cls gene encoding cardiolipin synthase encodes MSNSSRFHRLQRLLFLSLFGLMVAACASLPNVSDFSQTEPANANLATGNSPENTLLTKRTPSVLANKLRHSHVDLKKLAALEDAATSTPLISGNKITLLFDGPQTLNAMIEAISNAKNNINFETYIFDQDELGLRFANLLIEKQRAGVQVNIIYDGVGTLGTPAEFFDRMRNAGIKLAEFNPVNPLKRFGRWRLNNRDHRKILVVDGKIAFTGGVNISAAYANSSLFRSKKKASGSVGWRDTHIKIEGPAVASLQLSFMRSWSGQASEDLPDLDYFPTLSNAGDKVVRVVISRPRGDFSLYKAYIQAFQNAKTSIHITTPYFAPDSQMVQTLIDAAARGVDVKMIFPSVSDNSLVFQAGQSYYDQLLAAGIKIYRLKVAVLHAKTAVIDGVWSTVGSANLDIRSFLHNYEANVIILGDEFGREMENAFRDDLNTSEEITKQAWDQRSMADRIKEWAARSFEYWL; translated from the coding sequence ATGTCAAATTCCTCCCGATTTCACCGCTTGCAACGCCTACTTTTTCTAAGCTTGTTCGGCCTGATGGTCGCTGCGTGCGCCTCCCTGCCAAACGTCAGCGACTTTAGTCAAACGGAGCCTGCCAACGCTAACTTAGCAACCGGCAACTCCCCGGAAAATACTCTTTTAACAAAAAGAACACCCTCAGTTCTGGCTAATAAACTGCGCCACTCTCACGTCGATTTGAAAAAGTTAGCCGCCCTGGAAGATGCAGCCACTAGTACACCGCTGATTTCCGGTAATAAAATAACGCTGCTGTTTGATGGACCGCAAACACTTAATGCAATGATCGAGGCCATTTCGAATGCCAAAAATAATATTAATTTTGAAACATATATTTTCGATCAGGATGAACTTGGTTTACGTTTTGCTAATTTATTAATTGAAAAGCAACGCGCTGGTGTGCAGGTCAATATTATTTATGACGGCGTAGGAACCCTAGGCACGCCTGCCGAATTTTTTGACCGGATGCGTAATGCAGGGATTAAGCTAGCTGAATTCAATCCCGTCAATCCGCTCAAGCGGTTTGGTCGCTGGCGTCTGAATAATCGTGATCATCGAAAAATTTTGGTCGTTGATGGAAAAATTGCCTTTACCGGCGGCGTCAATATCAGCGCGGCCTATGCCAACAGTTCGTTATTCAGGTCGAAGAAAAAAGCCAGCGGTTCGGTAGGATGGCGCGACACCCATATCAAGATTGAAGGACCGGCAGTCGCCTCGCTGCAATTGTCATTTATGCGTTCGTGGTCGGGGCAGGCTAGCGAGGATTTGCCCGATCTGGACTACTTTCCAACGTTAAGCAATGCCGGTGACAAAGTTGTGCGCGTCGTCATCAGTCGGCCGCGAGGCGACTTTTCACTTTACAAGGCATATATCCAGGCGTTTCAGAATGCGAAGACAAGCATCCACATTACGACGCCCTACTTTGCTCCCGACTCACAAATGGTACAGACATTAATCGATGCGGCCGCACGGGGAGTCGACGTCAAAATGATTTTTCCTAGTGTTTCCGACAACAGTTTAGTATTTCAAGCGGGGCAATCGTACTACGACCAATTGCTGGCGGCCGGTATCAAAATTTATCGCTTAAAAGTCGCTGTGCTGCACGCCAAAACTGCTGTGATTGATGGCGTCTGGTCAACCGTTGGTTCAGCAAATCTCGATATCCGCAGCTTCCTGCATAACTACGAAGCAAACGTCATCATTCTCGGTGACGAGTTTGGCCGTGAAATGGAAAACGCGTTTCGGGATGATCTCAACACATCGGAAGAAATCACCAAACAAGCCTGGGACCAACGTTCGATGGCGGACCGGATTAAGGAATGGGCAGCGAGATCGTTCGAATACTGGCTTTAA
- a CDS encoding ferredoxin--NADP reductase produces the protein MSTFTALPHMPTADKNMEKNTSEIVTSVHYWTDKLLSFRCTRPPGYVFTPGQFARLGLVAESGETFSRAYSVTSAVEEDALEFYLVLVPNGQFSELLAKLQPGDSVLVDKTSYGFMTADRFVDGEDLWMLATGTGLGPFISILQDPSVWKKFRNLVLVHCVRTSEELAYQPLLSSLSQRSQLTNGGARLTLVQATTRDTVSNGAQHLHGRITTLLENGTLESAVGHPITVDASRLMMCGNPEMITATREILAQRGMRPCRRAAPGQFVTEDYW, from the coding sequence ATGTCCACATTCACTGCCTTACCTCATATGCCCACCGCCGACAAAAATATGGAAAAAAATACCAGCGAAATAGTGACCAGCGTGCATTACTGGACTGACAAATTGCTGTCCTTTCGATGTACGCGTCCTCCTGGCTATGTATTTACGCCGGGGCAATTTGCGCGACTTGGACTGGTTGCCGAGAGCGGAGAAACATTTTCACGCGCCTATTCAGTCACCTCGGCGGTCGAGGAAGATGCGCTAGAGTTTTATCTTGTACTTGTGCCAAATGGACAATTTTCCGAACTACTGGCGAAGCTTCAGCCGGGGGATTCCGTACTGGTTGATAAAACCAGCTATGGCTTCATGACAGCGGATCGCTTTGTCGACGGTGAAGACCTTTGGATGCTGGCGACCGGCACCGGTTTGGGTCCTTTCATCTCCATTTTGCAAGATCCATCGGTGTGGAAAAAATTTCGTAATTTAGTGCTCGTTCATTGCGTACGCACCAGCGAAGAATTAGCTTATCAACCGTTATTAAGCAGTTTGTCGCAACGCTCGCAACTCACTAACGGCGGTGCGCGCCTGACATTAGTGCAAGCCACGACCAGAGATACTGTTTCCAATGGCGCACAGCATTTGCACGGACGTATTACGACGTTGCTCGAAAACGGAACGTTGGAAAGCGCTGTCGGCCATCCCATTACGGTCGACGCATCACGTTTAATGATGTGCGGCAATCCGGAAATGATTACAGCGACGAGAGAAATATTGGCACAACGAGGAATGCGCCCTTGCCGCAGGGCTGCCCCCGGGCAATTCGTCACAGAAGATTATTGGTGA
- a CDS encoding YdiU family protein has protein sequence MHAPAVKNIAAVMPLSIGNAFAALPPEFYTRLMPTPLPAPYLVDASASAAALIGLDPAIFSSEQFVETFSGNQLLEASRPVAAVYSGHQFGQWAGQLGDGRAILLGDVPASDPVAGRIELQLKGAGATPYSRMGDGRAVLRSSIREFLCSEAMAALGIPTSRALSVIGSNQLVMRETPETTAVVTRLAPSFVRFGSFEHWFYNKNHTSLKVLADYVIDTFYPELAGAENRYHAFLAEVTKRTAHLMAQWQAVGFMHGVMNTDNMSILGLTIDYGPFGFMEAYDPSYICNHTDSQGRYAYNMQPQIGHWNCYALGQTLLPLIGSVEATEDALKNYQAQYAEKLDALLHAKLGLQTYQENDDKLFDAMFALMQGSHADFTLFFRRLGDLQSVHPETDAPLRDLFIDRMGFDSWAQQYRLRLTAENSIDATRRLAMHSINPKYVLRNYLAQIAIEKAQKKDYSEVSKLRQILERPFDEQPEHARYAELPPDWASKLEVSCSS, from the coding sequence ATGCATGCCCCAGCAGTAAAAAATATCGCAGCAGTTATGCCTCTTTCGATAGGCAACGCGTTCGCAGCTTTACCGCCTGAGTTCTATACGCGTCTAATGCCAACGCCGCTCCCGGCTCCCTATTTAGTAGATGCCAGCGCTTCGGCGGCCGCATTGATCGGCCTCGACCCTGCCATATTTTCATCAGAACAGTTTGTCGAAACATTTTCGGGCAACCAACTATTAGAAGCTTCGCGACCAGTTGCAGCAGTCTACTCAGGCCATCAATTCGGCCAATGGGCAGGCCAATTAGGTGATGGTCGAGCAATATTATTAGGCGACGTCCCTGCATCAGATCCCGTGGCGGGTCGTATCGAACTTCAACTTAAAGGTGCTGGCGCAACGCCCTACTCGCGCATGGGTGATGGTCGTGCAGTATTGCGTTCTTCTATCCGCGAATTTTTATGTTCGGAAGCGATGGCCGCGCTGGGCATACCTACATCGCGCGCACTCAGCGTGATCGGCTCAAATCAATTGGTCATGCGCGAAACGCCCGAAACCACAGCGGTGGTGACGCGATTAGCGCCAAGCTTCGTGCGCTTCGGTTCGTTTGAGCATTGGTTTTATAACAAAAATCACACATCGCTAAAAGTTCTGGCAGATTACGTTATCGATACGTTTTATCCAGAATTAGCCGGGGCCGAAAATCGTTACCATGCTTTTTTGGCCGAAGTAACAAAGCGTACCGCGCATTTAATGGCGCAATGGCAAGCGGTCGGCTTCATGCATGGCGTGATGAACACCGACAATATGTCAATTTTGGGACTAACTATCGACTATGGCCCTTTTGGTTTCATGGAAGCTTACGACCCGAGCTATATATGCAATCACACCGACAGCCAAGGTCGATATGCTTATAATATGCAACCGCAAATCGGCCATTGGAATTGTTATGCGCTTGGTCAGACATTGCTGCCATTGATTGGCAGTGTTGAAGCGACCGAAGACGCATTAAAAAATTATCAGGCGCAATACGCTGAAAAACTCGACGCCTTACTACATGCAAAACTGGGCTTACAGACTTATCAGGAAAATGACGATAAATTATTCGATGCCATGTTTGCACTTATGCAAGGAAGTCACGCAGATTTCACCTTATTCTTTCGGCGCTTAGGTGATTTGCAAAGCGTGCATCCTGAAACCGATGCGCCTTTGCGTGACCTGTTTATAGATAGAATGGGTTTTGACAGCTGGGCACAACAATATCGCTTACGTTTAACCGCAGAAAACAGCATAGACGCAACCCGCCGCCTTGCAATGCATTCAATTAACCCCAAATACGTGCTGCGAAACTATTTGGCACAAATTGCCATCGAAAAAGCACAGAAAAAAGACTACTCTGAAGTCAGCAAATTAAGGCAGATTTTAGAGAGACCATTTGACGAGCAACCTGAGCACGCACGCTATGCCGAATTGCCGCCGGATTGGGCTAGTAAGTTAGAAGTTAGCTGCTCGTCCTAA
- the msrB gene encoding peptide-methionine (R)-S-oxide reductase MsrB has protein sequence MSTVKVTKTEAEWRAALAPMEYEVTRKAATERPFTGEFWDHHEHGIYTCVCCNTPLFESDAKFDSGCGWPSYFKAINPDNVSERIDRTHGMNRTEILCNVCDAHLGHVFPDGPPPTGLRYCINSASLRFDPT, from the coding sequence ATGTCTACAGTGAAAGTTACCAAGACCGAAGCGGAATGGCGTGCAGCACTTGCACCAATGGAATACGAAGTCACGCGTAAAGCAGCGACCGAACGCCCATTTACCGGCGAATTTTGGGATCATCATGAACACGGTATATATACATGCGTCTGCTGTAATACACCGCTGTTTGAATCTGATGCAAAATTTGATTCTGGTTGCGGTTGGCCCAGCTACTTCAAAGCCATTAACCCCGACAATGTCAGCGAACGCATCGATCGTACGCACGGGATGAACCGGACTGAAATCTTATGCAATGTATGCGACGCTCATTTAGGCCATGTTTTTCCTGATGGACCGCCACCGACCGGCTTACGTTATTGCATTAACTCTGCTTCATTGAGGTTTGATCCGACATAA
- a CDS encoding septation protein A produces the protein MKFLFDLFPVILFFGIFKWGEGHTDAAQALVSQYLSGFVSGGIVTATQAPIILATAVAILATLLQIGYLLTRRKKVDPMLWVSLVIITVFGGATIYFHNDTFIKWKPTVLYWCFASALLISQLVMGKNLIRTMMEKQMALPEPIWAKVGLAWSAFFVFMGVLNLYVAFNFPTNTWVNFKLFGGMGLMFAFVIGQSLYLSKYIKEPK, from the coding sequence ATGAAGTTTCTGTTTGACCTTTTCCCGGTAATACTCTTTTTCGGCATTTTTAAGTGGGGCGAAGGCCACACCGACGCGGCGCAAGCGTTGGTATCACAATATTTGTCGGGCTTCGTCTCCGGTGGCATTGTTACTGCGACGCAGGCACCTATTATATTGGCCACTGCGGTAGCGATTTTGGCTACTCTGCTGCAAATAGGGTATTTACTTACACGCCGTAAAAAAGTTGATCCAATGCTATGGGTTTCTCTGGTAATTATTACGGTATTTGGCGGCGCGACGATTTACTTTCACAACGACACCTTTATCAAATGGAAACCAACGGTATTGTATTGGTGCTTTGCCAGCGCATTACTTATTAGCCAGTTAGTTATGGGTAAAAATTTGATCCGTACAATGATGGAAAAACAGATGGCATTACCTGAGCCAATCTGGGCCAAAGTAGGCTTGGCGTGGAGCGCTTTCTTTGTATTTATGGGCGTACTAAACTTGTACGTGGCCTTTAACTTTCCTACCAACACGTGGGTAAACTTTAAGCTATTTGGCGGTATGGGTTTGATGTTTGCCTTTGTTATCGGGCAAAGCTTGTATTTATCCAAATACATTAAGGAGCCAAAATAA
- a CDS encoding BolA family transcriptional regulator: MDEIRTKLVATFAPTECLLEDESAMHAGHAGAASGGSHYRLKLVSTVFEGKNRLNRHRLVYDCLDDMMKHKIHALAIIALAPSELSNS; this comes from the coding sequence ATGGATGAGATTCGCACAAAATTGGTTGCAACTTTTGCGCCGACCGAATGTCTACTCGAAGATGAGTCGGCAATGCATGCGGGACATGCCGGCGCTGCCTCCGGCGGCAGTCACTACCGGCTAAAGCTAGTTTCCACAGTTTTTGAAGGGAAAAATCGCTTGAATCGGCATCGTCTGGTGTATGATTGTTTAGATGACATGATGAAACATAAAATTCATGCTTTAGCGATCATTGCCTTGGCACCGTCGGAACTAAGCAACTCCTAA
- a CDS encoding peptidylprolyl isomerase: MTFKPARLLVVLFAAVALPALAQNIAVVNGKAIPSSRADLMVTQMAAQGGQPDSPQLRAMVKDELINREILVQQAEKQGLGNSADVKAQADIARQSILIRALVTDYIKKNPISDADIKAEYDKFKATAGDKEYHARHILVENEADAKAIIAKLKGGAKFEDLAKQSKDPGSAANGGDLGWATPVSFVKEFSDALVALKPGQITETPVKTQFGYHVIRLEESRPAKIPTLAEVKPQITEALQQKKLQAYQQELRAKAKVQ, encoded by the coding sequence ATGACTTTTAAACCTGCTCGCTTGCTGGTCGTACTTTTTGCAGCTGTTGCTTTACCTGCTTTAGCCCAAAATATTGCCGTTGTAAATGGCAAGGCAATCCCTTCTTCGCGTGCCGACCTGATGGTTACTCAAATGGCAGCTCAAGGCGGCCAGCCTGATTCACCGCAACTGCGCGCAATGGTTAAAGATGAGCTGATCAACCGCGAAATCTTGGTCCAGCAAGCTGAAAAACAAGGCCTAGGTAACAGCGCAGACGTAAAAGCCCAAGCTGATATCGCCCGTCAGTCGATCCTGATTCGCGCATTGGTGACAGACTACATCAAGAAAAACCCAATCAGCGATGCCGATATCAAGGCTGAATACGACAAATTCAAAGCAACTGCTGGCGACAAGGAATACCATGCTCGCCATATCCTGGTAGAAAACGAAGCCGATGCAAAAGCTATCATTGCCAAGTTAAAAGGCGGCGCTAAATTTGAAGATCTGGCAAAGCAATCAAAAGATCCAGGCTCAGCTGCTAACGGTGGCGATCTGGGTTGGGCAACTCCCGTTTCTTTCGTTAAAGAGTTCTCCGACGCTCTGGTCGCATTGAAACCAGGTCAAATCACTGAAACGCCAGTGAAAACCCAATTTGGTTACCACGTGATTCGTCTGGAAGAATCCCGTCCAGCTAAGATCCCTACATTAGCTGAAGTGAAGCCACAAATCACTGAGGCGCTGCAACAGAAGAAACTGCAAGCATACCAACAGGAATTGCGTGCAAAAGCTAAGGTTCAATAA